The following are from one region of the Eulemur rufifrons isolate Redbay chromosome 17, OSU_ERuf_1, whole genome shotgun sequence genome:
- the OTULINL gene encoding inactive ubiquitin thioesterase OTULINL, translated as MAAPRSPQRAREQERPRASAAGSDQVHHWILLTSQALGTIWRLGKGSVMFAVSFLGAALCYFRRLHLYLGHRLKWWIGYLQRKFKRNLSVEAEVDLLSYCAREWKGETPRAKLMRKAYEELFWRHHIKCVRQVKRDNYDALRSVLFQIFSRGISFPSWMKEKDIVKLPEKLLFSQGCNWIQQYSFGPEKYTGSNVFGKLRKCVELLKTQWTEFNGIKDYHKRGCMCNILFSDAILEYKLYEALKFIMLYQVTEVYEQMKTKKVIPSLFRLLFARETSSDPLSFMMNHLNSVGDTCGLEQIDMFILGYSLEVKIKVFRLFKFNSRDFEVCYPEEPLREWPEISLLTENDRHYHIPVF; from the exons gAAGTGACCAGGTTCACCACTGGATACTACTTACAAGCCAAGCCTTGGGTACCATCTGGAGACTAGGAAAGGGCTCCGTGATGTTTGCAGTTTCATTTCTAGGGGCTGCCCTCTGCTACTTCAGGAGGCTCCATTTATATTTAGGGCATCGGCTGAAATG GTGGATTGGATATCTGCAGagaaaattcaaaa ggAACCTCAGTGTGGAGGCAGAAGTTGATTTACTCAGTTATTGTGCAAGAGAATGGAAAGGAGAAACACCTCGTGCCAAGCTGATGAGGAAG GCTTATGAGGAGCTGTTTTGGCGGCATCATATTAAATGTGTTCGACAAGTCAAGAGAGATAACTATGATGCTCTCAGATCGGTGTTATTTCAGATATTCAGCCGGGGCATCTCCTTTCCATCAtggatgaaagaaaaagacattgttAAG CTTCCTGAAAAACTGCTGTTTTCACAAGGGTGTAATTGGATTCAGCAGTACAGTTTTGGTCCTGAGAAGTATACAGGTTCAAATGTGTTTGGGAAGTTACGTAAATGTGTGGAATTATTGAAAACACAG TGGACTGAATTTAATGGAATTAAAGATTATCACAAGAGAGGATGTATGTGCAACATCCTTTTTTCTGATGCCATTCTGGAATATAAACTTTATGAAGCTTTAAAGTTCATCATGCTATATCAAGTCACTGAAGTTTATGAGCAAATGAAGACGAAAAAGGTCATTCCCAGTCTTTTTAGACTCTTGTTTGCCAGGGAGACATCATCTGATCCTTTGAGCTTCATGATGAATCACCTGAATTCTGTGGGCGACACATGTGGACTAGAGCAG ATTGATATGTTTATACTTGGATACTCCCTTGAAGTAAAGATAAAAGTGTTCAGACTGTTCAAGTTTAACTCCAGAGACTTTGAAGTCTGCTACCCAGAGGAGCCTCTCAGGGAGTGGCCAGAGATCTCCCTGCTGACGGAGAACGACCGCCACTACCACATTCCCGTCTTTTAA